In the genome of Primulina tabacum isolate GXHZ01 chromosome 13, ASM2559414v2, whole genome shotgun sequence, the window CAGTTCGTTTTCAAGACATCATAGCATAACAAAGAAATCATGCGGAACGAAACATTTACGAACCAAATGATGTGAAACGAGCAGTTTACGGTTGAGTTTTCAATTGAATAATTCACAATAATTCatttattaatttgttaatttatCAATAGTTCGTATATCAAAATGTTTTTAACTCGATAAACATTCTAAATCTTGTGTAGACGGATTGTTCCATATTGGCCAAATACTTCTTTCCAAATACTCACtccatatcatatatatataattattcgtcgaaaaagaaaaatttaccCACAAACTttctattttatattaatttaatttattcaataaacggttacatatttaatatatgTACGTATACTGCTAATTACAATAtagaatataaattatatatttgatacaatcgaaaaaaatatatttatatctaTTATCTATTAATGTTACATGTATTTGAAACAAGATTTATGCATATTTGATCCATAAAAAAAGAAATCTCTCGACCCTTTACACGCGTGACTAAaagaaacattaaaataaaaagtaagaTTCAACTTCCGTGACGAAGACGTCCACATTAAGTGTGCAACAATCGAGTGAATGAAAAATTGAGGTAGCGACAATTTAAATGTAGAGCATGTGTAAGACGATtctacgaatctttatctgtatgacgggtcaatcttatctatattaaaaaaaaaggaatactcttaatataaaaagtaatactttttcatgtatgacccaaataagatatccatctcacaaaatacgactcgttagaccgtctcacacgagATTTTGACATTAACGAGTCTCCCGAATGGAACACCAAATTAGTCAAGAAACATTGATTGCACGGTGTTCTTGCGCAGATTTTACCTCAGACATTAATACTGTCGCCCTTAAAAAACTGCAATTTTGATGCAAAAATGGCAATCATATCCACCTCAATTCTTGTATTTACACACATCGACAGTCAGGTTTTTGAACATCCTTCGTCTGATTTGTTTTCACGAATGTCAACCAGTACTGAATCAGAAGAGTGATCCATGGAAACTGACCTCCTAACTCTCTCCAACTCGCGATCCACTCCCACTACTCTACGATCACTCAAATCGCTGCGTACCCGAAAAGCCCGCTTGTTCGATAAAACTCGAGCCATATTACCCAATCCAATATGCGATTCGTCTCCGTTTTCGTGCACTGCCCGCGTATCTGCTGTTTCATTTGTTTCGAATTCTGGCCTTTGTATTGAACCCGAATGATCCGAGCCCGTGTTCGTTGAGTTGGCAAGAGATGTATTGGTATTGTGGATCGACACCGGGGAACGACAAACCGGGCAATTCTTGTGCGATCTTAACCAAGTATCAATACAAGGCATATGAAAAGCATGGCTACACTTGGGCAAAAGCCTGAGGCtttcattttcttgaaattcattCAAGCAAACTGGGCAATGATCACTCCCTTCGATCATCTTTTCCCCTCTTTTATAATCGAATATCGGAATCGAATCGATCAAATACTGGGGAAGCCCGACTGTGCGGATATACCATACGTGATGATCCATCATCGGCCCAGCTTGATTTTCGTTTAAGCCATAGTTTCCCAGTACTGGTGACTGATTCATCCTCCTTGAATTCCTCAGAATCGAGCGATATCTAACAAAAACGAgataagaaaacaagagaaaaaCAACACCTAACCCACAAATCATGAGTATCAAAACTATGGAAAATGAACGGTGCGAGGTGgttggaggaggtggtggaggtGACGAGTAGGTGGTGCAATCGTATGGACAAAAATAACACACATCGCAAGATTCATATTTCTTGCTGGTTTCAGTTCTTTCGACTGGATCACCTATTTTTCTGTGAATCAAAGGCATCGTGGAGCTTGAaaaagaagatcaagaagaAGGGTGAAGGATACAGGATTGATGAAGTTTtattatcttcgattttatttaattgtattaattatTGGTGTGATTTCATTTTCTTCGAAGTTTCCAGGTTTTGTTAGCTTGTCAACATATCAAATAGATAATAAGCGTTGTCATAACTAAAATCACACactttaaaatgaattaaaaatataCCTAATAGAATTTTATACCGTTAACATTTACGTGAATATTGGTTGAGTTGATGTTATGTACATCCAATAGACAGACTTTATCAGTGAATGAATATAACATCGTCTTAGCTCGTAAAATAATCtgcattttttaaaacattgaatCTGCATTTTTGTGTTGAATCTGCATTTTTGAGAACATTGAATCTGGCGGCTAGTTACATTAGTATTTACATAAATGAAActcataaaataatcaataaaactattaaaattttgttttttcattttttaaataatattttaaataataagtccaacatttttatattttttaataatattttaatgaatattgaaattaagttatttttaaaataataatactatttatttttaataatatttgttgtaaaattttaacaaaattagaaagatattgaattaattaaaattaaaaaaaatgagtaagtggacagtgagacccataaataatgaaagttgaTATTAAATGAATGTGAGTGTGTATTAATAATGGGAAAAtgttaatgtaatgaatatgtGGCTCGTGGACCCCATAATTTTTGAGAAGATGGAAAGTTAATAACATAGATTAATGTGGACGGATGCGGATGCCCTTAATCATTGCTCACATAGATATCtttaaaactatatatatatgtcgTGTAatgtatgtttatataattgaaatatttatttaaatatgatattttattattttcataatgGAATAGTAAAAAATTATTGTTGATTATATACAAAACCAcacaataatataatattgcATGATTGTTATCGGTGGCGAGACATGAGCTAATGTCGTGTTGACGAGATAAttgacaatatatatatatatatatatatatatatatatatatatatatatgcagcTGGCGCTGTGCTGGGCGCCCAGCCCCAAATTTCCTTACCCACCTATCACAGTAAGAAGCTTCAATTGAGCGTAATTCTGGAGATCTAGTGCGGGCTATTCCGAAATCAGAAGGTAAATCGATGTAGTTCTAAATTTCATATTCCCAAGATATTTCCAATTTAAGATTTTGAAGGTAAATCTTGTGTTTGAAAAATCAAGGGTCAAGCTGTTGGATATTAAATCCGGTTTCGGTGGCTGTCCTATAAATCATTAACAACCTACAAAAACCTTTTTATACAATTGTGCCACTGTTTGAAGTTCaaacaaaaatatgaaagatGAATAAAAAATGCCGATAGAAAAGGTTGATTTACAAATTTTACCGAAGAATGAAACAGCCTGCACATCTTGGAAATTTTGCATTCTGTCGTTTGATCTCAATTTATCTACAGTATGGATACAAAATCACTTCTTTTGACAGTTTAAGGTTTCcgatatattgatattatttttgctTATTTTTGCAGGATATTTTGAAGCGCATGGTCTTGTTTTGCAAAGCTACCGTTGAGGTAGCATTGTATATTTGAGACGCCACATTTAGGCTTTAGAGTTGGAAGGAGTTGACTTTAGAGCTTAATATTACCCAAACCACATATTTAAATGGAAAATTAACTAAGTCCTTTTGGAAATCATTTTTTGTTACTATTGTTGTTATCTGTAATTCTTCCTCGTTTGTTCAAATATACATTAGCAAAATATTGCACAAACATTAGAATTAGCATATACTAATGATAATAATCATAGAATAATCACAAGCCCCATTATCATTGGTAGTGGGTTGGGGTGGGTGGTGGGGGAGGTGGGGGTTTGAAAtatatttgattaaaaaatcaATTTGTCGAGCAATTAAGTCCTCTTCAATtacttttttcttttcaaattttgagttggTAAATATTCGATTATGATTGGTATCATTTTTCTAAATTATACAGTTTATTCCGACGcaatttctttttatttattttttacattTGCAGTACGATAATTACTTTTAATCTTAACGACTTTTTTTTTGATAaactatattatatatgtgtggACACAGTACAGTGTACATATATAGATAGATTGGGTGCATAACAGAGTGCGATGCATggagaatttaatttttaaataattatttaaaattattgatataatgaatttatttatttattatataaattttttatactaTTTGATATCATATTCAAGGCAAAAATATGTGCGAGACAGTCTCACAtatcgtatttgtgagacagatctcttatttgggtcatccatgaaaaagtattacttttatgcaagagtattactttttattgtgaatatcggtggagctgacatgtctcacaaataaatattcgtCATATTAAAATAAGGATGACAATCCTATCATCAAATTGATCAATAAATTTGATATATTAGTTGAGTGTAACTGTtattgatttaaaaaatttaaaaataatatataattactctatcaaaatttaaagaataaataattttttttcaaaaaattaatttattagatgaaaattttgattaaaaattttattattttttttgaaaatattaaaaaaatatatatatactacacttctaattaaataataataataataacaatgataataacaacaaaaataataataacaacaacgaacgagtatgtctcttgtgagatgctctcacgaatctttatatatgagacgattcaatcctatcgatattcacaataaaaagtaatactcttggcataaaaaaatattttttcatggatgacccaaataaagatgcgtctcacaaaatacgacccgtgagatcgtctcacacaagtttttgccacaACGATGTATGGACAGTTAATATATCAAAAAATTCACAATAACATTATCCTCTTAAAAGTTGAAAAAGGAAATATAATATAAAGTTTTAtagttaatttaatattttagaaaGTACGTagaactaaatatataaaaataacctAAAATACAAAATTGTaaccaaaattaaataaaataatacgaTCAATGCAAACATTTAAAAAAGTTTTATTTACAATCcgttttttctttaaatatgttttatatttCTTTCTTTACTCTAAAATGCCTAATatatcttcaaataattttttaaactattgatataaacattcaatgtattttgtataattttttattaaatataagaaaatattaaaattaattcacaAAAACTTCTGTGAGATCTTCTCACGAATCAAtttatgagacaaatttttTATCTGACTCGGGTTATGAACAAATATTGTTTTAtgacaaaattattatttttcactcaaGATATGGACCGAGTCGACATGTCTCATTAATATAGATacgtgagatcatctcatatGGGACTTATTCAAATTAATTTaggtatatttatttttttctaccTTGAGTAAATTTATGTAAATATATCGATAAACATTTTAATCAGACTATTGATTTCTAACATTTTTTAAGTCGCATAAcatattattgtaaaataaGTTAgtattttcttcaaaaatatatTGTAACAAATTTTAAGAtagtttttttcaaaaaaataattatttttatttttatttataatatttatttatttaaattaatgaaTAACACATTTTTTTGTAAATTCTTGTATAGTTCGTATTTATTATGTGTCATTATAGATTTAAGTTTCTCGAATAAATTTGTCTTTagtgaaataataaattttgcaCTCTTATCTTTTAATGTAAATAAACTAGTAAAAGATGCACACGCATTGcatttgttattattatttttaatttgatcaaatagtAACATTTAacacgaaattattttcaatttagaagagttgttatatttgtttagatttttttcaaTGTAAAACATGGAGTAATTTGAGTAGATTTTTAATATAGTAAGAAAAGTAattatgaaatcaaatattttaatgtcATCTTAAATAGTTACTCTAAGGGTCTCACAATTAATAATATAACTAGTTATTATGCACACACGATGCGTGtgtgtacaaatttttttatcattatcgatggactaaagtgtaatttgacaatttatgaagtgactaaattgatatttgaattattgaaacaaaaaaaataaaaaaaagtgtgtgttgaaatttaaaaaaaaacaaaaaaacaaaaatgtaatattagtatcatataagggtaaaattggaaaaaaaaagttGGTGACTTCCTAGGTAGTTAGTATCATGTGCTCAtccttaataaaatagaatagatatATATTATTACTTtaattacatatataaatatattaataaatttttgtttaatgttttaaaatcaatatattcaaataaatatactagaaataatgaagaatattattatttttaaaaataaagtaattaataataatggaaattgaaatattattaaatataatattaattaacaTTTAATCAATTTTTAGCATCAAAATTTTGACAGATGTAACAACTTTAATAGGTACTAATTATTATGCACACACGATGCTTATgtatacaaattttttttatcattatcgatggactaaagtgtaatttgacaatttatgaagtgattaaattgatatttgaattgttgaaataaaaaaaataaaaataaaagtgtgtattgaaatttaaaaaaaaacaaaataacaaaaaaacaaaaatgtaatattagtatcatataaggataaaattggaaaaaaaaagttGGTGTCCTCCTAGGTAGTTAGTATCATGTGCTCAtccttaataaaatagaatagatagAATAGATAAATACAAAAAATTGAGCTCGGCCCACTTCTACGAGTATCTTTGAATCCGTTAAGTTCAACCTACCTTCACGTCCGGATCTGAGGTGATGCCCAAGAGGTCTTTGCCACAGTCAGGGCcctcaaaataaaatttataaggCCCAAGTCCAAATCCAAAACACATGCAAAGGGAAAAAGTTCTTTTTAAATCTCTAAAAATGATttgcatttcattttttttcttatgtGATTTGAAGAGAATGACTAAGGATATGAGATTTAGATAAACAATAATATTAATAAGTTGACAAATTTTAGAAGAAATACGAGTAAAATTCGGGTAAAAATTATCCAAAATAAAATGcttattaattgttttgaaataaaaaattacataattCTACgttttttaattgattattaacGAGTTGTGACAAACACGATGTGTGTGATAGTAATAAGATGGAAATTGTGTTTTTTCTTTACTTGACCTGACTACTCCATATGGATTGAAAATGTCATACCAATCCTTCAAATCCGACCAAATTACGGATGCATCACTCGcataaaaatatgcaaatcCTTGAACACAGAATTCAAGATCCAAGATAAAAACTAAAGCACTACAAGCTCTCGTTCAATGAAATCATAATCGGATGGTGATCGAATCGTTCTACTTTCAAAAATAGTTCGACTGGTTCGACCGAATCGATCATGGAACTGAAAATccgttattttaaataaaacaataatgTGATATAGTAAATAATACATTTTAAATTCTAAATATCTTAAATGtgtatttataaataataataaaatataattattcaattttaaaatataaatgccacacacacatatattataatattaaaaatgaaGGGACTTACTTTTAAAGTTGAATATATTATTCAAGTTATCTAGGCCATCTCCAAAACTACACCAAAATAGTGTAAAACACAATTTTGGGCTGCGCTATTTTGGCAAATTTGGTGCAGGAGGAGACCCTGCGCCAATTTGGAATAagggtttatatatatatatatatattatatatattatatatatatatatatatattattgttataaattttttaatttttttatttatatttattataaatatttgtatttaaattataaatattatttaaataatagtataatatttattttattatgttaataattatatatttaatcataaaaattataaataataatggttgatttttaaaatatttatttatttactttatttattaatattttaaaactaattttttttttatttttaattaatatataatttaatacaaatacaaaaaattaatataacaatacaattcataactaaattgaaaaagaTAATTGAAATACAAATACAACTTGAAACATATAATTCAAATACAAAGTGCAAATACAAAGACAATCATCGAAAGAAAAATACATTTAGAAGATAAACAAACTAGATAATCATGATCTGGTAAATTTGATCCGGATCCTCCAAAATcacttaaatatttttcaaacgtGTCAACATCTTGTATCTGATGTCTTTCTCTTTTGCATAATTGTATTGTGTTTGTATCTGTATTGTGTTGTGTTTGAAGTTGTATCCTCCAAAATCGAAATTGTATCTGTAATGTGTTTGAAttgtattcataattttcaatttaaataattttcatatattaattcatattgtatattaattaatttatgttatataattaaattataaacttaaatattattatttgaatttattaataataaaacattagtcataattaaaaatatattaaataaaatataataattaatatatgtaaaataaaaagaatattttgagaatattctttttggtgtaagatttgaagtaaatgtGTTGGAGATGAATGTTGTAGTTGGTGCAGAAATCGCActattttattgtaaaatttgtaccaaaatagattttgtggTTGAAGATGACCTTAAGTTCTTGCAATATTTTAAGCCTTCCCAATATTTgtggaaaaattaaatatttatatactaATCCGTCTTGGAATatacaaaaatataatttaatttttattaacttTGGTGTAAAGAATCTATATATTGTAGTAAAATCACAAATTTTAGCTCTTTTTTTAAGTTCGAATTTGTTAAGTACGTGAACGTTTGACCAACAGTAAGGATTTAGATTCCATCTTTTAACACATTCTCCGACGAATTTGCAATTCAGGGACTACTTAACGATATAATCTGGATAACATATGATAAGATCTACAGGCCTCGTCCTCATAAGTTCTTTTCAAGCTCGAGGACAGTGTCTCGGTCCCCGGATTGATTAGGCCGTGACATGCATCCTTTTTCACAATCACTAAATACTCGTCTCATGTCTTATGGAGGAAAACCAGACAAATCATGTGCATCAATTTTTAACCCAAAATATATAAggagtaataaaaaaaataaattaaatcaaacaaTAACGTTGCATTTACATCtgttaatttcaaatttatagatctcaaatattttttttattgtttagaGAAGTAATACTACAAACTtcaaattcatattttatatttatatagtattttacattaattttgatagattttaaatttatctaATAATCAAGTCTTTTGAAattcattatattttatattatcaaCATATTAATAAGATTTGAacgattatatcattttaaacaaaaaattataatcGAAATAAATGGATTAAATCTATATAAACGCTGCACACACACTTCTTGGCCCCACAACCAACACTATTATTAGATAAAGAAGGAAAAAGAAGAAGCTCCAACATGTGTTTGATCTTCTGTCAGAAAATGTAATGGAAAAACAAAGACTAGGAGAGTAATTCAACACTCCATCTCAATAATCCATACACCATTCTTAAAGTATAAGCCCTTTATTTCAACAGGCTGACTAACTTTTTGTAGCAAAAAAATTGGAGTCATGAGTGCCGAAATCTCAAGCCGATGTATCAACTTCCATGTTAACGGTTGCAGCAATCTCCATCTTCCGTGTATTCGGCCGGCGTACTACCTCTCTCGAGAACACTGTAAGGTCGATCGATCTCAGAGGTTCTTGAAATCCATCTCCAAATATGGGATCTCTACGTACGTTGATTGGAAACTCCTTGAACCTTTTCATCATAGTTTATTTAATTAGCTtggattgaatt includes:
- the LOC142522464 gene encoding uncharacterized protein LOC142522464, whose protein sequence is MPLIHRKIGDPVERTETSKKYESCDVCYFCPYDCTTYSSPPPPPPTTSHRSFSIVLILMICGLGVVFLLFSYLVFVRYRSILRNSRRMNQSPVLGNYGLNENQAGPMMDHHVWYIRTVGLPQYLIDSIPIFDYKRGEKMIEGSDHCPVCLNEFQENESLRLLPKCSHAFHMPCIDTWLRSHKNCPVCRSPVSIHNTNTSLANSTNTGSDHSGSIQRPEFETNETADTRAVHENGDESHIGLGNMARVLSNKRAFRVRSDLSDRRVVGVDRELERVRRSVSMDHSSDSVLVDIRENKSDEGCSKT